The Zingiber officinale cultivar Zhangliang chromosome 2A, Zo_v1.1, whole genome shotgun sequence genomic sequence agcaacacaaggtggtcaaagggaggagcttggagaagctgttgaccctaggttgaccagtcgatcttctcattggcttgagaagattgtagtagggccatgactaaatcacaaatagattaattaattgcttgtgtatgtgatgcatatttaataagtagttaattaattagtgtcttacgattagattagatctaagtcgtgcacatgatgcacccttgcgattagattagatctaagtcgtgcacaagatgcatccttttcgattagattagatctcaatcgactcaactctaatgtctaaccgtgccgtgatacctatcactacctcgatcacatatattgttgaatctgccaaagcagagcaatacatattatcttggtagggtacggagggacaatcttggtcccgcctatcaacgcatgggtgaatacaaactcaattagattgagtattcctagttactcggttggatcgagtcaactataggcattcttccaatagttggaaaggtaggacaaaatcacgtttatattaactctcgagcgtattagccaaagctaactcgagttttaatataaatatggatcttgatcctataaacaagagttgcatagagatgtaattggtaatcgttacctaccgatcatactaagccttgggcgtattagccaaagctaactcaagggttagtatgatgtggatcttgtcccacaagaattatactatttagtgggagcatcatttagttaaaggcctaattaaatgattttaaaagaatatgatatttatttctgcaaattttctgttgtagataatcatgacgtcgaacacgaattccttctccctgcgatctgtccttgagaaggacaagctcaacgagcaaatttcctggactgagaacttgagaatagttctcaccgaggaacgtaaactgtacgcccattccgaggctcctcccgccaatgccccgcgacggacaaagatgcttacaagaagcatcaagacgacgcattagatgtgttctgtctaatgctcgcgaccatgaactcgagcttgaagcaacacgagttgatgggcgccacgatatggttgagcatcttcgccaactatatcagggacaagcgaggcatgagagatttgagatctctaaggcactgtttcagtgcaagatgtcagacggggctcccgtaggtccttatgtactcaagatgattgggtacataaagaacctacaaagactggggttctcacttggccaagagctggccactgacttgatcttgcagtccttgccggatagctatagtcaattcgttctcaactataacatgaacgagattgacaagccactgcccgagctacttagtatgttacgaactgctgagattaaccttaagaaggttaagcccattctgatggtccagaagcacaagggcaagggcaagcccaaaggtaaaggaaagtctcaaaccaaaggcaaaggcaaggcactgaagcctaaaggaggggtcgccaaggatgctacctgcttccactgcggtcagaccgggcactggaagaggaactgcaaggtatacttggaggatcttaagaagaagcgaagtgagacttccacttcaggtatatatgttatagaagtcaatctatctatttctacatcatgggtattagatactggatgtgcttctcacatttgtactgatgtgtaggcgctgagaaatagcagggcattgacaaagggcgaggtggacttacgagtaggcaatggagcacgggttgctgctgttgctgtagggacttactgtttatctctgccctctgggcttgtactagagttagtcgattgttgttatgtgcctgcattaactaagaacattatatcagtttcttgtttggacaagaaaggtttctcgtttactataaagaacaaatgttgttccgtctacttaaacgatatgttctattgtagtgcacctctgataaacggactctatattctagaccttgaaagtcctatctataacgtaaataccaagaggtttaagtctatatgaaccaaacctacctttggcactgtcgcttaggtcatataaatgacaagcgtttatcccaactccataaggatggtttgttggactcatttgattttgaatcatatgagatatgcgagtcatgcctacgaggcaagatgaccaagactccctttagtgggcacagcgagagagcaactgatttgttaggactcatacatagtgatgtatgtggccctttcaatgttgcggcTAGAgccggttataggtacttcatcacatttactgatgatttcagtagatatggttatgtgtacttgatgacacataagtctgaatcctttgaaaagttcaaagaattcaagaatgaagtacagaaccagcttggcaggagtattaagatactttgatccgatcgaggtggagaataccttagccatgagtttcgtgactacctagctgagtgtgggattctatcccaactcactcctcctggaacaccacagtggaatgatgtatctgaaaggaggaatcgtaccctattagatatggtacgatctatgatgagtcacacagatcttccaacatacctctggggttatgctctagacacgacagtttttatactcaaccgagttccatccaaggccgtgataaagacaccatataagatatggactgggagagatgcctaggtgtctttcatgaggatttggggttgtgaggcttacgttcgacgtcatatctcagacaagttaggacccaaatccgacaagtgctactttattggatatcccaaggaaactaagggatattatttctacatccccagtcaacacaaggtagttgtggcaaagactggggtctttctagaaagggactttgtttctagaaagactagtgggagcacgttcgatcttgaagaagttcaagatgtgaacaatagcactgatgactcgatggaaattgaactggaaccacaaagtgttgtggatgatgttgttccacaaggagttgaggaacaacaaccggttcaagtagacatatctcttcgcaggtctgatagggtacgtcgtcagcctgagagatactcatttctcttgtctgaccatgatgacattgtgctcatagaggataagtccaccacctatcaagaagctgtgatgagaccagattccgagaaatggctagaggccatgagatccgaaatggaatccatgtacaccaaccaagtatagactttggttgatccacctaaaggggtaaaacccattgggtgtaagtgggtctttaagagaaagactgacatagatggacttatctataagggtcgcttggtagctaaaggtttcaagcagattcatggtattgattatgatgaaaccttttctccagtagcgatgtttaagtccattcggatcatgcttgctattgcagcctaccatgactatgagatatggcagatggatgtcaaaactgcgtttctgaatgaaaacctactcgaggatatgtacatgacacaacctgagggttttgtagatccacaacatactagcagagtatgcaagctgcataggtccatttatggactaaagcaagcttctcgtagCTGGAattttcgattcgatgatgcaatcaaacagtttggtttcatcaagaacgaagatgagccttgtgtctacaagaaggttgtaggggatatagttgtctttctcatattgtatgtggatgacatactactcattgggaaggacatccctatgcttcagtctgtcaagacctggctagggagttgcttctcaatgaaggacttaggtgaggcatcccgcattctaggaatacagatctatagagatagatctaagagattgcttggcctaagtcagagtacatacattgacaaggtactccttcggtttgccatgcagaactccaagaagggatttctgccaatgtcacatgacgtgaatctttcgaaaactcaaggtccctcttctagagaggagagagatcgcatagatcagatcccttatgcctcagccataggatcgatcatgtacgccatgctatgtactcgacctgatgtctcgtatgctttgagcatgacgagcagataccagtcagatccaggtgaaagtcactggatagcggtcaagaatattcttaagtacttgagaaggactaaagaatatttcttgatatatggaggcaatgatgagctagctgtaaagggttacagtgatgctagcttccagaccgaccaggatgactatagatcgcagtcggggttcgtattttgcattaatggtggtgctgtcagctggaagagttcgaagcaggatacagtagctgattctacaacagaagccgagtacattgctgcatcagaggcagcaaaggaggcagtttggatccgcaagttcatcactgaacttggggtggttcctagtatcgctgacccagttgagctctattgtgacaacaatggagctatagcacaggcgaaggaacctcgctcacaccagtggaccaagcacatactacggcgcttccatctcattcgagagattatcgatagaggagatgtgaagatttgcagagtacctacagaggctaacatcgcagatcccttgaccaaggctttggcacagagaaagcatgatggtcacactaggtcattaggccttagagcctatactgattggcactagtgctagtgggagattgttagttagagccctagagctaatcatttgatgattgtatggactcattgtatcatattcttgtatattaataaagacatttggattttggttattatacttacttgtattggtgccaaataaactaaatataataatgtccttgagtagatggttctcacctatatcaatcggttagttgaaccgatagtgagatgatatagggaacactactcttaatcattcctagtcgagtattaatattcaaggacaatgttaatgcaataacactagcatgtaggtcaactcgatgacttgatctcacaagtcatggatatagagatatcaagttgacacatgggtatacattagagaatgtatactgaatgacccgccatgagaaagtatcatggatcgttatatgagtgtcatatactttctcatgtcgctattagtatgactactagtccttagacctgaagtcaccatagatccctacataaggagttatgtactttggtttcgtcaaacgtcacccgtaactgggtggactataaaggcgattactgggtatataacaaattatgcagagggatatgagtgatgtagatgggatctatccctcctatatgacgggagagacatcggtattcttgatagagtgagaccacgaagtgcatggccatgcccaaatgagtcaatatgggatattgagctcatttgatttagtgagtctacttggagttcaagatttagattggtcagaggatgacacggtctatgcctcacattgatcaatctagatgtctaggatagaaggacacttgtcatatattgtgaggagtcacaattagtagtcacaaggtaatgttggatctcgacattcttgtaacttgggtagtaatgatgtgttactagataccgctcattacttatcctcctaaatgggtttagggcattgccaacgttacaagaacctatagggtcacacacttaggacaattagatggagattaggttcatatgatgaaccaagaggacttgattcatttgatggatccaattggattaagagtaatccaaattgggctaattgagttagactcaagttgattcatgtatacaatgagtctaatttagattatgactcattagatcaatttaatttaatgaattagattcattatattaagttggcttgaatcaaatggttagattagatcaaccatggaagagatttggtcaagtttgacttgatttgagaggaagatgaaaagtcaagttagacttgactttatgccacctcattggtgagttggcattgaagtggaccaatgatgttactccacatcatcatgggtgccacctcatggaagttacaaaaccattttcttaataacttcacattaattgcatttaatggggggttacactatgggaagtggccggccacttttggtttgaatgagaattcatttttcattcaagtgtgtatcttcttccttcttccttcttcctctcaagctctccctctcctccttgcttggccgaatcttaccaaggtgctagcacacctttgtgtgaggttttctccacctacgtgtccgtgtggatacttctagaggaccgacgcttgacggtctagagatccggcaattccttggacgagcgggaacgcgatagggcacgcttcaaggtatacttcttaacacatagatctagaagtagatctagatatttaaaactcgtactcgtaattttcgttcggttttccttgcacggatctacggctttgggtgattcggggtttccgcgacgtgaaaagcgattttcgtggcccgaaaaacccaacagattgcaggatatttttataaaaaattatgaataccaaataaaagaataaaatcaaagacTACATGCAAATCTTTTACCAAATTAGTCttaattatattacattacattatattacTCTCCATTATAAAGTTTATTACATTATAAACTTGCCACCATTAcattataaacttaattataTTATCCTTAATCAAACGTAGCAGTCTATTAATCTTAATTAGAGTCAGTAGAACAGCTGGATGAGTGAACGCAGGCCCGAGATTGGTGAGATGGTGTAGTCTGAGAAACCAGCAGCTATAAAGATACTTTTCCATTCTACTTCGCTCCTCTCCTTCCCTGGATAAACCGCCCTTACGTACACATCCAACAGAAGCTGCGCCTTTGTCGTTTCATCATGATTATTCCCATCCTCCTCATTTTCCAATTGCGTCACCATTTCAATAATTATCACCTTCCCTCCTTCCTCCTTTGCAGGAATCGCCTTCTTGCAATTTTTCAGTATCCTCACGCAGTCTTCGTCGTTCCAGTCATGCAATATCCACTGCATTATATAGCAGCAGATGATTGATtattaattataagaaaattaaatggaagaagaaaattaattaatgataTTGCATGCCTTGAGAATCACTGCATCTGCAGGGGGCACAAACTCGAACATGTTGCCAGCGATGGCGGCCACCGTTGGGTTTCCCTGCAGCGAACTCACAACGTGCGGGAGATCGAACACGGCGCACTTGATCTGCGGGAAGGCGTCGGCAATGGCAATGGCCAGAACGCCAGTCCCTCCTCCGACGTCCACCAGCGATCGCAGTCCCCGGAAGACGTCGTTGCCGCACTGTTTGAGGATCAATTTCGCCATGAACCTAGCATCGGCGGCCAAGCCAAGGTTGTAATTAACGTTGAACTCGGGGTTGTTTCCGGTCAACTCGAATATTGACTTCCCGTGGAAGAGATCGAAGGCGGAGGGTGGTTCGGCGGAGGAGGTGAACCACCTGCTCAAGCAGTGCCCGGGGTCGACAAGGATCGGGTCGAGAATTGTGAGCACGAACGGGGACATATTGTCTGCTTTGCTGGTCACGAGAAAGGAGGCAGAGATGGGGGTGAGGGCgtaggcttcttcttcttcgtctctGGCGGTCGAGCTTGCGAAGAGGCCTGAGTGGACGAGCAGGCGCATGAGGCGGCGGAATGAGTCGGCTCTTGAAGGGGGAATGGAGAGCTTGGTAAGCAGAACGGAGAGAGGAAGAGGCTGGCCATGTCGATGGATTTCATCGGCGATGCCAAGCTCGGCGGCGCACTTGAGGGCCATGGAGTTGACGTAGCCGAAGATGATGTTCCAGAGATGGCCGTGGCCTCGCACTAGCTCAGCCATGGCCACTTCATCATCACCTTCAATACCATACTTATTCACGGATTCCATTTCTCATCAACTATGGATCTGCAAGTTAATGGTTCCTTGCAATCAGTCTTCGTGATGTATAAATAATGATACTCAAACGCCCATGGCATGATGCCATTAGAAAACAATTGCAAATTAACAGGCAAGTGTTTATATTAACATAAACGATTTGCACGGAGGAAATATAATGAAGCAAGTTGCAGTATAGTTAGTAAATACCtatcgaaaaaaaaaaatatgatgtgAACGGAAGGAATCAGAAAAAAAAAGGCATGAACGAggcttttcttcttgcttttcaTTTTTTGGTCGTTGGATTTTTCCAGAATATAATCTCGACCGTTGTGAACAAACAAAAAGGCATCCGCCAACGGCTGCACCCGATTAAGATCAAGTTTTACAAATTACTTAGGATCAGTTGGTagtgaatattatttttttttctaaaatatacTTTTTATGAAGTAAAAGTaattataagaattaaatagaaaattttgataGATTTATTTACATATTCTAATTACATTGTATTTACGATTGTCGGttctattttaaatattattatgtaCCATATGTAAATAAATTTAATAGACTGAGTTTTTGCAGTGATTTTTTAAGTATAAATAAGTTTCTTAACGTGCCTGTAATTCGAGaaggatttcatttttaatttcataGGTTTTTTTTTCACAGGCAGAGTTCTCTTCTAAAGTTTGACATTTTAATGGATCGCttatttgatttttattaataCTCAAATCACTCATATATTTATCAAATcatccatttttttaaaaaaatgattatattgtaatttttaaaatcagtATTTCCTTTCACCTTTTATCAAATCTCATTTTCAAGGTTCACCTTTTATCTATATTGTGACACCGGATATAATAACGATTATCTTATATATTATTGATTGAATCTATTGATTCATGCATAAATACCGAAAATAATCTTCTGTCATCTATTAATTTGAAAGGAAAACGATACTATCGAAAATATCATTAaaccaaaataaaatttttttaacatcaACTAAACAATTATTTATAACTCTAAATCTAAGatgtaaagaaaagaaataaatccTACCTGAAAAGATAAAAAAGTTTATAATTCTAAAATCTCTAAACTGAATCAAAATCTAAAAATATGAAAgataaaaaattactaaaaaatatcctaaataccaaaaataacttaaatactaaaaaaaaaaataatcatctTTTAATCCTCCTACATCATTTACTCtaggttgaaaaaaaaaaaaaaaactgtctCTAGAATAGTTTCAAGTAGCAGTCCAGAAAGACGATTATCTGACAGCAACTCAACAATTCTTTATTATGGATAAATGTGTCCTAGAGTAGCTTTATTTGGTCCTTGTCTTCCAAAAGTTAATTCTTCTACTAAAtcaattttttgtacaagtggttTCTGAATCTCTATCGGCAGAATCAGCTTCCTTGGATCCGTCGAGTTCATTTGCATTAGTAGGTGCTTTTTCACAAAGGATTTCTTGAAATATATTTATCATTGCATGCTTCAATATCATGTAATTGACTCCTTTGCGAATCTCAAATGCTCTGTTTATGTAGGAAACATTGTTCCAATTATTAAGGGTATGCACATCTTCTAAATATTCAAGATCTTGATCAAACATATGGAGCAAATAatcttacattttttttttatagttttactTTCAGATTTTACTATGATACGGTGGTAAAGGGAGCTTACCTAGTATGAGTTACAGGTGTGAATAGGAgtcgacgtggaggtcaaaggcaAGAAACCGTATGGTCATCAAAGTTGTCTGAGCAGGCAGCAGCAAGTCGGGCGGGCCTAAAGGGTCCGTTCAGCCGGGAGGCTCACCTGGGCCAATCACTCATCCGACCCGATCGACTATAGAGAGGACATTAGAGGTTCAGTTGTGACGACCCTACAAAAGCTGGTCCGACCAAACCACATGGCCGATCACACGAGGAACCACCTATCGAGTTGAGCGACCGTGGAGAAGAACAACTGAGATCGACAGGGCGGGGAATCCAGGCCGAGAGACTCCCTCGCTCGGCAAAATAGTGGGACTCCTTACTTAGCTCATTATATCTTTCTGAGAGTTGGTGCCAATTACAACAAGGCATGGTTAACAGACAAATCGTACAATGAAGCTTccattgtcatgtcagagattTGCATGCCTTATTAAGGAATGGTGTTACAGACACTTCCAACGTGTATTTTCATAGGACAGTTAGAAAAAAGTGCACGTGCCTTGAGAAGTGTGCGCATATGCTACtggagcactatataaagggagtCTGTTAATATagcggatatatatatatatttttatatagttTTACTTTCAGATTTTACTATGATGTGGTGGTAAAGGGAGCTTACCGTGTATGAGTTAAAGGTAGGAACAACAtccgacgtggaggtcaaaggcaAAGAACCGTATGGTCATCAAAGTTGTCTGAGCGGGCAGCAGTGAGCCGGGCGGGCCTAAAGGGTTCATTCAGCCGAGAGGCTCGCCTGGGAAAATCGCTCATCAGGCTCGGTGGACTATAGAGAGGACATCAGAGGCTCAGCTGTGACGACCCTACAAAATCTAGTCCGACCGAACCACATGGCTGATCACGCGAGGAGCCACCTATCGAGTCGAGCGACCGTGGAGAAGAACAACTGAGATTGCTAGGGCGGGGAATCCAGGTCGAGCGACTCCCTCGCTCAGACAAACAGTAGAACCCCTTTTTTAGCTCATTATATCCTTCTGAGAGTTGGTACCacttactgttggtgcgggaaacatccgatgattaaaccttagttttgattatggcaaaaggggattcaaagttaagattccttgttatctaatgtatttgattgagtgtttcagaaaagtcctagttgcggttagacaAATggaaaaactctagggggtggtaaccctaggtcatagggggtgataaccctatacgggaagtcttggcgggtcggtgCTTCGGGCAGaaatcctagagggtggtaaccctaggttaaaatcctagtgtcgcgaactgggtagaagtctggatgggttgaggaccggacatccagcatgaagatcggaagcatcggaccggacgctgagcaaaggtaaactctcctgagaggagtaggtgaagacgcgttccccgtagagggaacagtaggcatcgggttgacctagggttttcggttggaaatccaaagtcagacccggacagtccgaaggctgtgaatttattttatctattatgttctaactctgttttacaggggACTAACGTTTTTTTCTGTAGAGTTAGAagtgaccaggatcggtcgaccgaaccttgggattggtcgaccgaaccctcaacacaacagatcagatttccagaggttggaccgggctcgaccaagggatcggtcgaccgaaccaaggaacaacgtcgactggatcaggccagGTGGACGAGTCAGGACAgactgatcagtcgactgaacctgtttatcggtcgaccgaacctcggatagagtttgaccagagtGAAGCAGAGCGTGCGGATCGagcggatcagatgcggtggagatcgtctgatcggtcgaccgaaccggggatcggtcgatcgaatcggggatcggtcgaccgatccacttcgggtcaaagctgatcc encodes the following:
- the LOC122041513 gene encoding trans-resveratrol di-O-methyltransferase-like, producing MESVNKYGIEGDDEVAMAELVRGHGHLWNIIFGYVNSMALKCAAELGIADEIHRHGQPLPLSVLLTKLSIPPSRADSFRRLMRLLVHSGLFASSTARDEEEEAYALTPISASFLVTSKADNMSPFVLTILDPILVDPGHCLSRWFTSSAEPPSAFDLFHGKSIFELTGNNPEFNVNYNLGLAADARFMAKLILKQCGNDVFRGLRSLVDVGGGTGVLAIAIADAFPQIKCAVFDLPHVVSSLQGNPTVAAIAGNMFEFVPPADAVILKWILHDWNDEDCVRILKNCKKAIPAKEEGGKVIIIEMVTQLENEEDGNNHDETTKAQLLLDVYVRAVYPGKERSEVEWKSIFIAAGFSDYTISPISGLRSLIQLFY